The Streptomyces sp. DH-12 genome has a window encoding:
- a CDS encoding BMP family ABC transporter substrate-binding protein, which produces MRRISRITVAGAATASLALALSACGGTSTSSGSSESKEGKGLAIAYDVGGRGDQSFNDAAFAGLQQAKKEFGYETADVEPTDGETDADKEQRLVSLAKQGYNPVVGVGYAYASAVKGAAEKFPDTTFGIVDDATVEAENVADLVFSEEQASYLAGVAAAKTTKTDVVGFVGGVDIPLIHKFRAGYEQGVKDTDPKVKVISQFLTQTAEEGGFSSPDKGKSAAEGQIEKKADVVYAAAGLSGQGVIEAAAANKVWAIGVDSDQYKQEALAKYKDSILTSAMKDVAKAVYNLAKSVEDGKPATGIVKGDLKTGEVSLSNSNPKFADDAELQKAIETAKEKIISGEIKVKSS; this is translated from the coding sequence ATGCGCCGGATTTCCCGGATCACGGTCGCAGGCGCAGCGACCGCCTCCCTGGCCCTCGCCCTCTCCGCCTGCGGCGGCACCTCGACCTCCTCGGGCTCCTCGGAGTCGAAGGAGGGCAAGGGCCTCGCCATCGCGTACGACGTCGGCGGCCGCGGCGACCAGTCCTTCAACGACGCCGCCTTCGCGGGCCTGCAGCAGGCCAAGAAGGAGTTCGGCTACGAGACGGCCGACGTCGAGCCCACCGACGGCGAGACGGACGCCGACAAGGAGCAGCGCCTCGTCTCGCTGGCGAAGCAGGGCTACAACCCGGTGGTCGGCGTCGGCTACGCCTACGCTTCCGCCGTCAAGGGCGCCGCGGAGAAGTTCCCCGACACCACCTTCGGCATCGTCGACGACGCCACCGTCGAGGCGGAGAACGTCGCCGACCTGGTGTTCTCCGAGGAGCAGGCCTCCTACCTGGCCGGTGTCGCCGCGGCCAAGACCACCAAGACCGACGTCGTCGGCTTCGTGGGCGGTGTGGACATCCCGCTGATCCACAAGTTCCGGGCCGGCTACGAGCAGGGCGTCAAGGACACCGACCCCAAGGTCAAGGTCATCTCGCAGTTCCTCACGCAGACCGCGGAGGAGGGCGGCTTCTCCAGCCCGGACAAGGGCAAGAGCGCGGCCGAGGGCCAGATAGAGAAGAAGGCCGACGTGGTCTACGCGGCCGCCGGTCTGTCCGGTCAGGGCGTCATCGAGGCCGCCGCCGCCAACAAGGTGTGGGCGATCGGCGTCGACTCCGACCAGTACAAGCAGGAAGCCCTCGCCAAGTACAAGGACTCGATCCTCACCTCGGCGATGAAGGATGTCGCCAAGGCGGTGTACAACCTGGCGAAGTCGGTCGAGGACGGCAAGCCCGCGACCGGTATCGTCAAGGGCGATCTGAAGACGGGTGAGGTGAGCCTGTCGAACTCCAACCCGAAGTTCGCGGACGACGCCGAGCTCCAGAAAGCCATAGAGACGGCCAAGGAGAAGATCATCAGCGGCGAGATCAAGGTCAAGTCGAGCTGA
- a CDS encoding M20 family metallopeptidase encodes MSLESEIDLPGGAVLPGALPEALRAELVAFRRDLHMHPELGNQEFRTTAAIKERLQRAGLRPRVLSSGTGVICDIGTDEEAGTDAAMLALRADIDALPIPDMKAGCAYRSTVPDRAHACGHDVHTTVVLGAGLVLAELHRQGLLPRPVRLIFQPAEEVLPGGAAEAIADGALDGVGRILAVHCDPRVDAGRIGLRQGAITSACDRLEIALEGPGGHTARPHLTTDLVTAAARVVTDVPALVGRRVDSRSGLAVTWGRVESGHAPNVIPQHAELSGTIRCLDLETWRQAPDIVVEAIDEVANLHRAKSQITYVRGVPPVVNEAGATELLRDAMIARRGTESVEGTEQSLGGEDFSWYLERVPGAMARLGVRTPGERIVRDLHQGDFDVDEHAITVGVELFTAAALLDALR; translated from the coding sequence ATGTCACTGGAGTCCGAGATCGATCTCCCCGGGGGAGCGGTGCTCCCCGGCGCGCTGCCCGAGGCGCTGCGCGCGGAACTCGTGGCGTTCCGGCGAGACCTCCACATGCACCCGGAGCTCGGCAACCAGGAGTTCCGTACCACCGCCGCGATCAAGGAACGCCTGCAGCGCGCGGGCCTGCGCCCCCGGGTGCTCTCCAGCGGGACCGGGGTGATCTGTGACATCGGGACGGACGAGGAGGCCGGCACCGACGCGGCGATGCTCGCCCTGCGCGCCGACATCGACGCCCTGCCCATCCCCGACATGAAGGCAGGCTGCGCCTACCGGTCCACCGTCCCCGACCGCGCCCACGCCTGCGGTCACGACGTGCACACCACCGTGGTGCTGGGCGCCGGCCTGGTGCTGGCCGAACTGCACCGCCAGGGCCTGCTGCCCCGCCCGGTCCGGCTGATCTTCCAGCCCGCCGAGGAGGTGCTGCCCGGCGGCGCCGCCGAGGCCATCGCCGACGGCGCGCTCGACGGCGTGGGCCGGATCCTCGCCGTGCACTGCGACCCGCGCGTCGACGCCGGGAGGATCGGGCTGCGCCAGGGCGCCATCACCTCCGCCTGCGACCGGCTGGAGATCGCCCTGGAGGGCCCCGGCGGCCACACCGCCCGCCCGCACCTGACGACCGACCTGGTCACCGCCGCCGCCCGGGTCGTCACCGACGTGCCCGCGCTGGTCGGCCGCCGGGTCGACAGCCGCAGCGGGCTCGCCGTCACCTGGGGCCGGGTCGAGTCCGGCCACGCGCCCAACGTCATCCCGCAGCACGCCGAGCTCTCCGGCACCATCCGTTGCCTGGACCTGGAGACCTGGCGGCAGGCGCCGGACATCGTGGTCGAGGCCATCGACGAGGTGGCCAATCTGCACCGCGCCAAGTCGCAGATCACCTACGTGCGCGGCGTCCCGCCGGTCGTCAACGAGGCCGGGGCCACCGAGCTGCTGCGCGACGCGATGATCGCCCGGCGCGGCACGGAGTCCGTCGAGGGCACCGAACAGAGCCTCGGCGGCGAGGACTTCTCCTGGTACCTGGAGCGCGTCCCCGGCGCCATGGCCCGCCTCGGCGTCCGCACCCCCGGCGAGCGGATCGTGCGCGACCTGCACCAGGGCGACTTCGACGTGGACGAGCACGCCATCACGGTCGGCGTGGAACTGTTCACCGCCGCCGCCCTGCTGGACGCCCTGCGGTAA
- a CDS encoding BMP family ABC transporter substrate-binding protein, whose protein sequence is MRRISILTRVAVGVASLALAATACGGTSSDNGDSGGSKDDLGAAIAYDIGGKGDQSFNDAAFAGLAKAKEEFGFKTADVEPTEGETDADKEQRLASLARQGYNPVIGVGFAYGPAMEAVAAKYPDTTFGIVDSVVEGENVASLVFAEEQASYLAGVAAAKATKSDTVGFVGGVDIPLIHKFRAGYEQGVKDTDPKVRVISQFLTQTAEEGGFSSPDKGKAAAEGQIEKGADVIYQAAGLSGQGVIEAAAKAKVWAIGVDSDQYNQEALAGYKDYILTSALKDVGGAVYTLTKSVQDGEPLTGTQVFDLKVDGVGLSDSNPRMAEVAGLKEAVDEAKKGITDGAIKVDTE, encoded by the coding sequence ATGCGTCGGATATCCATACTGACCCGCGTAGCGGTGGGGGTCGCTTCGCTCGCGCTCGCCGCCACCGCCTGCGGTGGAACCAGCAGTGACAACGGTGACAGCGGGGGTTCCAAGGACGACCTCGGCGCCGCCATCGCCTACGACATCGGCGGCAAGGGCGACCAGTCCTTCAACGACGCCGCGTTCGCCGGCCTCGCCAAGGCCAAGGAGGAATTCGGCTTCAAGACCGCCGACGTCGAGCCCACCGAGGGCGAGACCGACGCGGACAAGGAGCAGCGCCTGGCCTCGCTGGCCCGCCAGGGCTACAACCCGGTCATCGGCGTGGGCTTCGCCTACGGCCCCGCGATGGAGGCCGTGGCCGCCAAGTACCCCGACACCACCTTCGGCATCGTCGACTCCGTCGTCGAGGGCGAGAACGTCGCCTCCCTGGTCTTCGCCGAGGAGCAGGCCTCCTACCTCGCCGGCGTCGCCGCCGCCAAGGCCACCAAGAGCGACACCGTCGGCTTCGTGGGCGGTGTGGACATCCCGCTGATCCACAAGTTCCGGGCCGGCTACGAGCAGGGCGTCAAGGACACCGACCCCAAGGTCCGGGTGATCTCCCAGTTCCTCACCCAGACGGCGGAGGAGGGCGGCTTCTCCAGCCCCGACAAGGGCAAGGCCGCCGCCGAGGGCCAGATCGAGAAGGGCGCCGACGTCATCTACCAGGCGGCCGGCCTCTCCGGTCAGGGCGTCATCGAGGCCGCGGCCAAGGCGAAGGTCTGGGCGATCGGCGTCGACTCCGACCAGTACAACCAGGAAGCCCTCGCCGGCTACAAGGACTACATCCTCACCTCCGCCCTGAAGGACGTCGGCGGCGCGGTGTACACGCTGACCAAGTCCGTCCAGGACGGCGAGCCGCTCACCGGCACCCAGGTCTTCGACCTCAAGGTGGACGGCGTCGGCCTCTCCGACAGCAACCCGAGGATGGCCGAGGTCGCCGGCCTGAAGGAGGCCGTGGACGAGGCCAAGAAGGGCATCACCGACGGTGCCATCAAGGTGGACACGGAGTGA